Proteins from a single region of Arctopsyche grandis isolate Sample6627 chromosome 1, ASM5162203v2, whole genome shotgun sequence:
- the Moe gene encoding moesin isoform X4, with protein sequence MPFSSWVMNQDVKKENPLQFKFRAKFYPEDVAEELIQDITLRLFYLQVKNAILSDEIYCPPETSVLLASYAVQARHGDYHKTNHNSGFLANDRLLPQRVMDQHKMSKDEWEQSITTWWHEHRGMLREDAMMEYLKIAQDLEMYGVNYFEIRNKKGTELWLGVDALGLNIYEKEDKLTPKIGFPWSEIRNISFSERKFIIKPIDKKAPDFVFFAPRVRINKRILALCMGNHELYMRRRKPDTIDVQQMKTQARDEKIAKQQQREKLQLEIAARERAERKQQEYEDRLRNLQEEMERSQANLIEAQDMIRRLEEQLRQLQAAKEELEARQNELQAMMTRLEETKNMEAAERLKLEEEILAKQDEVQRIQQEVEAKDTETRRLQDEVEDARRKQNEVAAALLAATSTPNHHHVREEGDEAEGEGSEEELANGGGGDLVGAGDNIVDPVEDRRTLAERNERIHDQLKALKQDLAQSRDETKETAMDKIHRENVRQGRDKYKTLREIRKGNTKRRVDQFENM encoded by the exons ATGCCTTTCTCTAGTTGG gTGATGAATCAAGATGTTAAAAAGGAAAATCCTTTGCAATTCAAATTCCGAGCAAAATTCTATCCTGAAGATGTTGCTGAAGAACTCATCCAAGATATCACATTGCGTCTTTTCTATCTACAG gTGAAAAACGCAATTTTGTCTGATGAAATTTACTGTCCGCCTGAAACTTCAGTACTTCTAGCTTCATACGCTGTACAAGCGCGTCATGGAGATTATCACAAGACAAATCACAATTCCGGATTCCTTGCGAATGATCGTCTCCTCCCTCAAAG agttatgGATCAACACAAAATGTCGAAAGATGAATGGGAACAGTCTATTACGACGTGGTGGCATGAACACCGTGGAATGCTTCGAGAAGACGCAATGATGGAGTATCTCAAAATCGCACAGGACTTGGAGATGTACGGCGTTAACTATTTTGAAATTCGCAATAAGAAAGGCACAGAGTTATGGCTCGGTGTTGATGCTCTTGGCCTCAACATATACGAAAAGGAAGATAA ATTGACACCCAAAATTGGTTTTCCGTGGTCGGAAATTCGCAACATCTCGTTTAGCGAGCGCAAATTCATCATCAAACCGATAGACAAAAAAGCTCCAGATTTCGTTTTCTTTGCTCCGCgagtacgcatcaacaaacgcATCCTCGCACTGTGCATGGGCAATCATGAGTTATATATGCGTCGGCGAAAACCGGACACAATTGATGTGCAACAGATGAAAACCCAGGCTCGCGATGAAAAGATCGCCAAGCAACAACAGAG agAAAAATTACAATTAGAAATAGCTGCTAGAGAACGCGCTGAGCGTAAGCAACAAGAATATGAAGATCGCCTACGTAACCTTCAAGAAGAAATGGAAAGATCACAA GCCAATTTGATAGAAGCACAAGATATGATTAGAAGATTAGAGGAACAACTGAGACAGTTGCAAGCAGCTAAAGAAGAATTAGAAGCTAGACAGAATGAACTTCAAGCGATGATGACGCGTCTAGAAGAAACcaag AATATGGAAGCTGCTGAAAGATTGAAATTAGAAGAGGAAATATTAGCTAAACAAGATGAAGTGCAACGTATTCAGCAAGAGGTAGAAGCCAAGGATACAGAAACCCGTCGTCTTCAAGATGAAGTTGAAGATGCTCGTCGCAAACAG aatGAAGTTGCTGCCGCTCTTTTAGCAGCAACTAGCACACCTAATCATCACCACGTTAGAGAAGAAGGTGATGAAGCTGAAGGTGAAGGTTCAGAAGAAGAATTGGCTAACGGAGGCGGAGGAGACCTCGTAGGTGCTGGAGATAACATTGTCGATCCAGTTGAAGATCGTCGAACTCTAGCAGAGCGTAATGAACGCATACACGATCAACTTAAG GCTTTGAAACAAGACTTAGCTCAATCGAGAGACGAGACAAAAGAAACGGCCATGGACAAGATCCACAGAGAGAATGTTCGTCAGGGTCgagacaaatacaaaacattgcGGGAAATTCGAAAGGGCAACACGAAAAGACGTGTCgatcaatttgaaaatatgtag
- the Moe gene encoding moesin isoform X3 — protein MPFSSWVMNQDVKKENPLQFKFRAKFYPEDVAEELIQDITLRLFYLQVKNAILSDEIYCPPETSVLLASYAVQARHGDYHKTNHNSGFLANDRLLPQRVMDQHKMSKDEWEQSITTWWHEHRGMLREDAMMEYLKIAQDLEMYGVNYFEIRNKKGTELWLGVDALGLNIYEKEDKLTPKIGFPWSEIRNISFSERKFIIKPIDKKAPDFVFFAPRVRINKRILALCMGNHELYMRRRKPDTIDVQQMKTQARDEKIAKQQQREKLQLEIAARERAERKQQEYEDRLRNLQEEMERSQANLIEAQDMIRRLEEQLRQLQAAKEELEARQNELQAMMTRLEETKNMEAAERLKLEEEILAKQDEVQRIQQEVEAKDTETRRLQDEVEDARRKQVISYTVAAALLAATSTPNHHHVREEGDEAEGEGSEEELANGGGGDLVGAGDNIVDPVEDRRTLAERNERIHDQLKALKQDLAQSRDETKETAMDKIHRENVRQGRDKYKTLREIRKGNTKRRVDQFENM, from the exons ATGCCTTTCTCTAGTTGG gTGATGAATCAAGATGTTAAAAAGGAAAATCCTTTGCAATTCAAATTCCGAGCAAAATTCTATCCTGAAGATGTTGCTGAAGAACTCATCCAAGATATCACATTGCGTCTTTTCTATCTACAG gTGAAAAACGCAATTTTGTCTGATGAAATTTACTGTCCGCCTGAAACTTCAGTACTTCTAGCTTCATACGCTGTACAAGCGCGTCATGGAGATTATCACAAGACAAATCACAATTCCGGATTCCTTGCGAATGATCGTCTCCTCCCTCAAAG agttatgGATCAACACAAAATGTCGAAAGATGAATGGGAACAGTCTATTACGACGTGGTGGCATGAACACCGTGGAATGCTTCGAGAAGACGCAATGATGGAGTATCTCAAAATCGCACAGGACTTGGAGATGTACGGCGTTAACTATTTTGAAATTCGCAATAAGAAAGGCACAGAGTTATGGCTCGGTGTTGATGCTCTTGGCCTCAACATATACGAAAAGGAAGATAA ATTGACACCCAAAATTGGTTTTCCGTGGTCGGAAATTCGCAACATCTCGTTTAGCGAGCGCAAATTCATCATCAAACCGATAGACAAAAAAGCTCCAGATTTCGTTTTCTTTGCTCCGCgagtacgcatcaacaaacgcATCCTCGCACTGTGCATGGGCAATCATGAGTTATATATGCGTCGGCGAAAACCGGACACAATTGATGTGCAACAGATGAAAACCCAGGCTCGCGATGAAAAGATCGCCAAGCAACAACAGAG agAAAAATTACAATTAGAAATAGCTGCTAGAGAACGCGCTGAGCGTAAGCAACAAGAATATGAAGATCGCCTACGTAACCTTCAAGAAGAAATGGAAAGATCACAA GCCAATTTGATAGAAGCACAAGATATGATTAGAAGATTAGAGGAACAACTGAGACAGTTGCAAGCAGCTAAAGAAGAATTAGAAGCTAGACAGAATGAACTTCAAGCGATGATGACGCGTCTAGAAGAAACcaag AATATGGAAGCTGCTGAAAGATTGAAATTAGAAGAGGAAATATTAGCTAAACAAGATGAAGTGCAACGTATTCAGCAAGAGGTAGAAGCCAAGGATACAGAAACCCGTCGTCTTCAAGATGAAGTTGAAGATGCTCGTCGCAAACAGGTAATATCGTATACCg TTGCTGCCGCTCTTTTAGCAGCAACTAGCACACCTAATCATCACCACGTTAGAGAAGAAGGTGATGAAGCTGAAGGTGAAGGTTCAGAAGAAGAATTGGCTAACGGAGGCGGAGGAGACCTCGTAGGTGCTGGAGATAACATTGTCGATCCAGTTGAAGATCGTCGAACTCTAGCAGAGCGTAATGAACGCATACACGATCAACTTAAG GCTTTGAAACAAGACTTAGCTCAATCGAGAGACGAGACAAAAGAAACGGCCATGGACAAGATCCACAGAGAGAATGTTCGTCAGGGTCgagacaaatacaaaacattgcGGGAAATTCGAAAGGGCAACACGAAAAGACGTGTCgatcaatttgaaaatatgtag
- the LOC143915860 gene encoding uncharacterized protein LOC143915860 has product MLPVAGGRPSRPSRGAPLLWRICAGAAPRLLAFAVAALLPPLHVFCLWLFWQNYSRQVDRSTCTCSCWDTVFKGTYESGIASYKHFYFNATENTFKIWLMVAGFLVILYECVRWLASLWLTARLRCSMALLFFSSLFSHYYSWWIYINYYNDEFYSQWNHQLIFTITELISTCVVLWLSSLEHSVTLLPAMLISMIGVYHVIASSRDQFVLNVLQGEGHAHQVVRDIGFMIPDLLHIIVPLFNLRRRSFYVMW; this is encoded by the exons ATGCTGCCTGTGGCGGGGGGGCGCCCCTCTCGTCCCTCTCGGGGGGCGCCCTTGCTTTGGCGAATATGTGCGGGGGCGGCGCCTCGACTCCTGGCATTTGCCGTCGCCGCTTTACTGCCACCGTTGCATGTTTTCTGCCTCTGGCTTTTTTGGCAGAACTACTCCAGACAAGTTGACAGGAGCACGTGTACCTGCTCTTGCTGGGACACAGTCTTCAAag GAACGTACGAGTCTGGAATTGCATCTTATAAACACTTCTATTTCAATGCTACTGAGAACACGTTCAAAATATGGTTGATGGTTGCCGGCTTTCTTGTGATACTGTACGAGTGTGTTCGATGGCTGGCATCCTTGTGGCTCACTGCTCGCTTACGTTGCTCCATGGCGTTACTCTTTTTCAGCTCTTTATTTTCACATTATTACTCGTGGTGgatttatattaattactacAATGACGAATTCTATTCGCAGTGGAATCATCAATTAATTTTCACG atCACTGAATTGATTTCTACATGTGTGGTACTGTGGTTGTCTAGTCTCGAGCACTCAGTAACGTTGTTACCAGCTATGCTGATATCGATGATTGGTGTGTATCATGTTATTGCTTCATCACGTGATCAGTTTGTCTTAAATGTATTGCAAGGGGAAGGACACGCTCATCAG GTTGTGCGCGATATTGGATTCATGATACCGGATCTACTTCATATCATAGTGCCGTTGTTTAATTTACGTCGACGGTCATTTTACGTCATGTGGTAG